From the Micromonospora lupini genome, one window contains:
- the aceE gene encoding pyruvate dehydrogenase (acetyl-transferring), homodimeric type — translation MATERKRPVISDGLPSQLPDIDPEETSEWVESLDGVIDDRGAKRARYVMLRLLERARERQVGVPPLTTTDYINTIPPEQEPWFPGDEHVERRIRAYVRWNAAMLVHRAQRPEIGVGGHISTFASSASLYEVGFNHFFRGKNHPGGGDQIYYQGHASPGMYARAFLEGRLSEHQLDGFRQELSHPGGGLPSYPHPRLMSDFWEFPTVSMGLGGLNAIYQARFNRYLQHRGIKDTSQQHVWAFLGDGEMDEPETLGAIGVAAREELDNLTFVINCNLQRLDGPVRGNGKVMQELESFFRGAGWNVIKVVWGREWDPLLAADTDGALVNLMNTTTDGDYQTYKAESGAYVREHFFGRDARTRKMVEPLSDDEIWNLKRGGHDYRKLYAAYKAATEHTGQPTVILAKTIKGWTLGSHFEGRNATHQMKKLTLEDLKTFRDRLYLDIPDKALEDNPYLPPYYHPGEKSEELAYLKERREQLGGYLPSRRTSTKRLTIPGPERFADVKRGSGKQKVATTMAFVRLLKDIMKDKEFGKRWVPIIPDEARTFGLDSIFPTAKIYSPHGQRYTSVDRELFLSYKESTTGQILHEGINEAGSVASFTAAGSAYATHDEPMIPMYIFYSMFGFQRTADGLWAAADQMARGFLLGATAGRTTLNGEGLQHEDGHSLLIAATNPAVVAYDPAFSFEIAHIMEAGLHRMYGDAQENVFYYLTVYNEPILQPAEPAGVDVEGLLKGIYRYSPAPQVDGPKANVLASGTGMQWALKAQQLLAQDWGVAADVWSVTSWTELRRDAVETEEYNLLNPGAEAKVPYIAQKLADADGPKVAVSDWMRAVPDLIARWVPGDYTSLGTDGFGMSDTRHALRRHFHVDAESIVVATLRQLARSGALPATVPAEAAKKYAIDDVNAAPVGETGGDS, via the coding sequence GTGGCTACGGAACGCAAGCGCCCGGTGATCAGCGACGGCCTACCGAGCCAGCTTCCGGACATCGACCCTGAAGAGACAAGCGAATGGGTCGAGTCGCTTGACGGTGTCATCGACGATCGCGGTGCCAAACGCGCCCGCTACGTCATGCTGCGCCTGCTGGAGCGGGCCCGCGAGCGCCAGGTCGGGGTTCCGCCCCTGACCACCACCGACTACATCAACACCATCCCGCCGGAGCAGGAACCCTGGTTCCCGGGTGACGAGCACGTCGAGCGGCGCATCCGGGCGTACGTCAGGTGGAACGCCGCGATGCTCGTGCACCGGGCGCAGCGCCCGGAGATCGGCGTCGGCGGGCACATCTCCACCTTCGCCAGCTCGGCGTCGCTCTACGAGGTGGGCTTCAACCACTTCTTCCGGGGCAAGAACCACCCGGGCGGCGGCGACCAGATCTACTACCAGGGTCACGCCTCCCCCGGCATGTACGCGCGGGCGTTCCTGGAGGGGCGGCTCAGCGAGCACCAGCTCGACGGGTTCCGTCAGGAGCTGTCGCACCCGGGCGGCGGGCTGCCGTCGTACCCGCACCCGCGGCTGATGTCGGACTTCTGGGAGTTCCCCACCGTCTCGATGGGCCTCGGCGGGCTGAACGCGATCTACCAGGCCCGGTTCAACAGGTACCTCCAGCACCGCGGCATCAAGGACACCTCGCAGCAGCACGTGTGGGCATTCCTCGGCGACGGCGAGATGGACGAGCCGGAGACGCTTGGCGCGATCGGTGTGGCCGCCCGCGAGGAGCTGGACAACCTCACCTTCGTGATCAACTGCAACCTGCAGCGGCTGGACGGCCCGGTCCGGGGCAACGGCAAGGTCATGCAGGAGCTGGAGTCGTTCTTCCGGGGCGCCGGCTGGAACGTGATCAAGGTGGTCTGGGGCCGTGAGTGGGACCCGCTGCTCGCCGCGGACACCGACGGCGCGCTTGTCAACCTCATGAACACCACGACCGACGGTGACTACCAGACCTACAAGGCGGAGTCCGGCGCGTACGTGCGGGAGCACTTCTTCGGTCGGGACGCCCGGACCCGCAAGATGGTCGAGCCGCTGAGCGACGACGAGATCTGGAACCTCAAGCGGGGTGGGCACGACTACCGCAAGCTCTACGCGGCCTACAAGGCGGCCACCGAGCACACCGGTCAGCCGACTGTCATCCTGGCGAAGACGATCAAGGGCTGGACGCTCGGCTCGCACTTCGAGGGCCGCAACGCGACCCACCAGATGAAGAAGCTGACGCTTGAGGACTTGAAGACCTTCCGCGACCGGCTCTACCTGGACATCCCGGACAAGGCGCTGGAGGACAACCCCTACCTGCCGCCGTACTACCACCCGGGCGAGAAGTCCGAGGAGCTGGCGTACCTGAAGGAGCGCCGCGAGCAGCTCGGCGGCTACCTGCCGTCGCGGCGGACCAGCACCAAGCGGCTGACCATCCCCGGTCCGGAGCGGTTCGCCGACGTCAAGCGCGGCTCGGGCAAGCAGAAGGTGGCCACCACGATGGCCTTCGTCCGCCTGCTCAAGGACATCATGAAGGACAAGGAGTTCGGCAAGCGCTGGGTGCCGATCATCCCGGACGAGGCCCGCACCTTCGGCCTCGACTCGATCTTCCCGACCGCGAAGATCTACTCCCCGCACGGGCAGCGCTACACCTCTGTCGACCGGGAGCTGTTCCTGTCGTACAAGGAGTCGACGACCGGGCAGATCCTGCACGAGGGCATCAACGAGGCCGGTTCGGTCGCCTCGTTCACCGCCGCGGGCTCGGCGTACGCCACCCACGACGAGCCGATGATCCCGATGTACATCTTCTACTCGATGTTCGGGTTCCAGCGGACCGCCGACGGGCTGTGGGCGGCGGCCGACCAGATGGCGCGGGGCTTCCTGCTCGGCGCGACCGCGGGGCGGACGACGCTCAACGGTGAGGGCCTCCAGCACGAGGACGGCCACTCGCTGCTGATCGCCGCCACCAACCCGGCGGTGGTCGCGTACGACCCGGCGTTCTCCTTCGAGATCGCGCACATCATGGAAGCCGGCCTGCACCGGATGTACGGGGACGCGCAGGAGAACGTCTTCTACTACCTGACGGTCTACAACGAGCCGATCCTCCAGCCGGCCGAGCCGGCCGGGGTTGACGTGGAGGGCCTGCTCAAGGGCATCTACCGCTACTCCCCGGCGCCGCAGGTCGACGGCCCGAAGGCCAACGTCCTCGCCTCCGGCACGGGCATGCAGTGGGCGCTCAAGGCCCAGCAGCTGCTCGCCCAGGACTGGGGGGTGGCCGCCGACGTCTGGTCGGTGACCTCCTGGACCGAGCTGCGTCGCGACGCGGTGGAGACCGAGGAGTACAACCTGCTCAACCCGGGCGCCGAGGCCAAGGTGCCGTACATCGCGCAGAAGCTTGCCGACGCGGACGGGCCCAAGGTCGCGGTCAGCGACTGGATGCGCGCCGTACCGGACCTGATCGCCCGCTGGGTACCAGGCGACTACACGTCGCTGGGCACCGACGGCTTCGGGATGTCGGACACCCGGCACGCCCTGCGCCGGCACTTCCACGTCGACGCCGAGTCGATCGTGGTGGCCACGCTGCGGCAGCTCGCCCGCAGCGGCGCGCTGCCGGCCACCGTGCCGGCCGAGGCCGCCAAGAAGTACGCGATCGACGACGTCAACGCCGCCCCGGTCGGCGAGACCGGCGGCGACAGCTGA
- a CDS encoding peroxiredoxin encodes MPIAVGAEAPDFVLKDQNNQEVRLSDFRGRRSVLLVFYPLAFTGTCQGELSEVRDNLDEYVNDDVQVLTVSVDSAYSHKIWAEREGYQFPMLADFWPHGAVAQAYGVFNDVAGFANRGTFVIDKAGVVRFAELNGPGEARDQQGWRKAIADATA; translated from the coding sequence ATGCCCATCGCGGTTGGCGCCGAGGCGCCGGACTTCGTGCTGAAGGACCAGAACAACCAGGAGGTCCGGTTGTCGGACTTCCGTGGCCGGCGCAGCGTGCTGCTGGTCTTCTACCCCCTCGCCTTCACCGGCACCTGCCAGGGTGAGCTGAGCGAGGTGCGGGACAACCTCGACGAGTACGTGAACGACGACGTCCAGGTGCTGACCGTCAGCGTCGACTCGGCCTACAGCCACAAGATCTGGGCCGAGCGCGAGGGCTACCAGTTCCCGATGCTTGCCGACTTCTGGCCGCACGGCGCCGTCGCCCAGGCGTACGGGGTCTTCAACGACGTGGCCGGCTTCGCCAACCGGGGCACCTTCGTCATCGACAAGGCCGGCGTGGTCCGCTTCGCCGAGCTGAACGGCCCCGGCGAGGCCCGCGACCAGCAGGGCTGGCGCAAGGCCATCGCCGACGCGACCGCCTGA
- a CDS encoding MarR family winged helix-turn-helix transcriptional regulator, whose product MAHVSAALRHRQDSAFAALGLTPAAARALHELDPDRPSPARDLAERLGCDRSNVTALVDKLEQAGLVERRTDPADRRQKTLVVTGPGRGVRAGVIEVMSDSRLLAALSDEELGTLRDLVWKVSDDGCPEQCDRR is encoded by the coding sequence ATGGCCCACGTCTCCGCCGCGCTGCGGCACCGGCAGGATTCCGCGTTCGCCGCGCTGGGGCTCACGCCGGCGGCCGCCCGGGCGCTGCACGAGCTGGACCCGGACCGCCCGTCGCCGGCCCGGGACCTGGCCGAACGGTTGGGCTGCGACCGCTCGAACGTGACGGCGCTCGTCGACAAGCTGGAGCAGGCCGGGCTGGTCGAGCGCCGCACCGACCCGGCCGACCGCCGGCAGAAGACGTTGGTCGTGACCGGTCCGGGCCGGGGCGTACGCGCCGGGGTGATCGAGGTGATGTCCGACTCCCGACTCCTGGCCGCGCTCAGCGACGAGGAGCTGGGCACCCTTCGTGACCTGGTGTGGAAGGTGTCCGACGACGGCTGCCCGGAGCAGTGCGACAGGCGGTGA
- a CDS encoding AAA family ATPase produces the protein MSARPEMLATKGLPGCGKTTFAEQWVAEDRSNRARISRDDTRKMLHGGWIGTEEHERQVTVVTHEGIRGLLRLGVSVVEDSTNLDDLHLLRLAEIAEQVGAWYRVVDFTKVPFETCVARDARREGPARVGRAVILAMHQRYLQGGGQDRALPPSPLLPVR, from the coding sequence ATGAGCGCCCGGCCAGAAATGCTCGCGACCAAGGGGTTGCCGGGGTGCGGCAAGACCACGTTCGCCGAGCAGTGGGTCGCCGAGGACCGGTCGAACCGGGCGCGGATCAGCCGCGACGACACGCGGAAGATGCTGCACGGCGGGTGGATCGGCACCGAGGAGCACGAGCGGCAGGTGACCGTCGTGACGCACGAGGGCATCCGGGGCCTGCTGCGCCTCGGGGTGTCGGTGGTGGAGGACAGCACCAACCTCGACGACCTGCACCTGCTGCGGTTGGCGGAGATCGCGGAGCAGGTGGGTGCCTGGTATCGGGTGGTCGACTTCACGAAGGTCCCGTTCGAGACGTGCGTGGCCCGCGACGCCCGCCGGGAGGGTCCGGCACGGGTGGGCCGGGCCGTGATCCTGGCGATGCACCAGCGGTATTTGCAGGGCGGTGGGCAGGACCGGGCGTTGCCGCCGTCGCCACTGCTCCCGGTCCGGTGA
- a CDS encoding YjbQ family protein → MRSDVITVQTGSRPAVRDITAEAQSFVSGEGDGLLHVFVPHATAGLAIIETGSGSDDDLLTAIDALLPTDSRWRHRHGSPGHGRDHVLPAFVPPYATLPVLDGRLALGTWQSICLVDTNGDNPTRQVRFSFLPA, encoded by the coding sequence ATGCGCAGTGACGTGATAACCGTCCAGACCGGGTCCCGGCCGGCCGTCCGGGACATCACCGCCGAGGCCCAGAGCTTCGTCTCCGGCGAGGGAGACGGCCTGCTGCACGTCTTCGTGCCGCACGCCACCGCCGGGCTGGCGATCATCGAGACCGGCTCGGGCTCCGACGACGACCTGCTCACCGCCATCGACGCGCTGCTGCCCACCGACAGCCGCTGGCGGCACCGGCACGGCTCACCCGGCCACGGCCGCGACCACGTGCTGCCGGCCTTCGTCCCGCCGTACGCGACGCTGCCGGTGCTCGACGGACGGCTGGCCCTGGGCACCTGGCAGTCCATCTGCCTGGTCGACACCAACGGCGACAACCCCACCCGTCAGGTCCGCTTCTCCTTCCTCCCCGCCTGA
- a CDS encoding tyrosine-type recombinase/integrase: MASRRGDLPTDIGAFGPWIGSFELSLQIAERSPKTIEIYTDAARWLAQWLTKTTKVRSWGDVSRDELRLFFLYMQEIEYARGYRNNIGRALQAFFKWYAAEEEVPDPFDKFKAPPPEKLGAKRKPIIETEQMAVLIKDAERGKGFEDRRDAALLRLFAATGCRLAEITGLELDDVNVAKRTALVTGKGGKQRVVKFDVKAALALDRYLRKRAEHKASRFTNALWIGVRRSVPMTPSGVRQIVRRRGARLGMKIHPHLFRHTFTHNCLDAGMEEGDLMELNGWESRQMLLLYGSVAKGARAQRAYDRIDVMRGV, encoded by the coding sequence ATGGCCAGTAGACGCGGTGATCTGCCCACGGACATCGGGGCGTTCGGACCCTGGATCGGCTCGTTTGAGCTGTCACTTCAGATCGCGGAGCGGTCGCCCAAGACGATCGAGATTTACACCGACGCGGCGAGGTGGCTCGCTCAGTGGTTGACCAAGACCACGAAGGTGCGCTCATGGGGCGACGTCAGCCGCGATGAGTTGCGGCTGTTCTTCCTCTACATGCAGGAGATCGAGTACGCCCGCGGCTACCGCAACAACATCGGCCGCGCGCTGCAAGCCTTCTTCAAGTGGTACGCCGCCGAAGAGGAAGTCCCGGACCCGTTCGACAAGTTCAAGGCACCGCCGCCAGAGAAATTAGGGGCCAAGCGCAAACCCATCATCGAGACCGAACAGATGGCCGTGCTAATCAAGGATGCGGAGCGCGGTAAAGGCTTCGAGGACCGCCGCGACGCCGCGTTGTTGAGACTGTTCGCGGCCACCGGCTGCCGGCTCGCCGAGATCACCGGCCTGGAACTCGACGACGTGAACGTGGCCAAGCGGACCGCCCTGGTGACGGGGAAGGGAGGCAAGCAGCGCGTGGTTAAGTTCGACGTCAAAGCCGCGCTCGCGCTCGACCGCTACCTGCGCAAGCGCGCTGAACACAAGGCGTCGAGGTTCACCAACGCCTTGTGGATTGGGGTGCGGCGCAGCGTTCCGATGACGCCGTCGGGGGTGCGCCAGATCGTCCGACGTCGCGGCGCCCGCCTCGGCATGAAGATTCACCCGCACCTGTTCCGGCACACGTTCACCCACAATTGCCTTGACGCTGGGATGGAGGAGGGCGACTTGATGGAACTCAACGGCTGGGAGTCGAGGCAGATGCTTCTGTTGTACGGGTCGGTCGCCAAGGGAGCGCGAGCGCAGCGGGCGTACGACCGCATTGACGTGATGCGCGGCGTCTAA
- a CDS encoding DUF3052 domain-containing protein: MSATAGQAADGVRSLADRFGIEPGMVVMEMGYDDDVDQDLRDALTDRCGDLVDEDTDEVVDAVLVWYRDGDGDLFELLVDALGPLADNGVVWLLTPKAGRDGHVEPSEVAESAPTAGLQQTSTVNAGRDWSGARLVLRRGAKAKK, translated from the coding sequence GTGAGCGCGACCGCTGGTCAGGCCGCCGACGGGGTACGCAGCCTGGCGGACCGGTTCGGCATCGAACCGGGGATGGTCGTCATGGAGATGGGGTACGACGACGACGTCGACCAGGATCTCCGCGACGCCCTGACCGACCGCTGTGGAGATCTGGTCGACGAGGACACCGACGAGGTGGTCGACGCCGTGCTGGTGTGGTACCGCGACGGCGACGGTGACCTCTTCGAGCTTCTCGTCGACGCCCTCGGCCCGCTGGCCGACAACGGGGTCGTGTGGCTGCTCACCCCGAAGGCGGGGCGTGACGGGCACGTCGAGCCGAGCGAGGTCGCGGAGTCCGCGCCCACCGCCGGCCTCCAGCAGACCTCGACCGTCAACGCCGGCCGGGACTGGAGCGGCGCCCGCCTGGTGCTGCGCCGTGGAGCCAAGGCCAAGAAGTAG
- a CDS encoding SRPBCC family protein, translating to MILVERSAHVAAPVEVVWDVVQRAEQLPAWLAGVRAAEVLSGEGFGRRQLVQAGRGSAHEAEVIAYQEPTLIGWRERAKGAGARAEARTEIYVQLTEDDDEGGTVVRLIVVRWPAGPVKAALLRLGLRRVGADLEDSLARLTDLAAVG from the coding sequence ATGATCCTCGTGGAACGCAGTGCGCACGTGGCGGCGCCGGTGGAAGTGGTCTGGGACGTCGTACAGCGGGCCGAGCAGTTACCGGCCTGGCTGGCGGGGGTCCGCGCGGCCGAAGTGCTCTCCGGAGAGGGCTTCGGGCGGCGGCAACTGGTCCAGGCGGGGCGCGGTTCGGCGCATGAGGCCGAGGTGATCGCCTATCAGGAGCCGACACTCATCGGCTGGCGGGAACGGGCCAAGGGCGCCGGTGCCCGTGCGGAGGCGCGCACCGAGATCTACGTCCAGCTCACCGAGGACGACGACGAGGGTGGGACGGTCGTGCGGCTCATCGTGGTCCGCTGGCCGGCCGGCCCGGTCAAGGCGGCCCTGCTGCGCCTGGGCCTGCGCCGGGTCGGCGCCGACCTGGAGGACTCGCTCGCCCGGCTCACCGACCTGGCCGCCGTCGGCTGA
- a CDS encoding WhiB family transcriptional regulator, which produces MREIVPACDSVDPALFFPGPGQRPDGAKAACRGCPLLEDCRAWALSRPKYQLYGIWGGMTRQERINAAAAQPGRTTIR; this is translated from the coding sequence GTGCGGGAGATCGTCCCCGCCTGCGACAGCGTCGACCCTGCCCTGTTCTTCCCCGGCCCGGGGCAGAGGCCCGACGGGGCCAAGGCGGCGTGCCGGGGGTGCCCACTGCTTGAGGACTGCCGCGCGTGGGCGCTGTCGCGGCCGAAGTATCAGCTGTATGGCATCTGGGGCGGGATGACCCGGCAAGAACGCATCAACGCTGCGGCGGCGCAGCCAGGAAGGACCACCATTCGATGA